A region of Solea solea chromosome 7, fSolSol10.1, whole genome shotgun sequence DNA encodes the following proteins:
- the six5 gene encoding homeobox protein SIX5, with amino-acid sequence MASLSLESTEQSENSSDEPTAVDLKEEEDSVQVSEQLLQSFQKSALSFSTDQVSCLCEALLQAGNVDRLWRFLSTIPPSSELLRGNETILKAQALVAFHREEFKELYAILEGHDFHPSNHGFLQDLYLKARYKEAERSRGRSLGAVDKYRLRKKFPLPKTIWDGEETVYCFKEKSRNALKECYKKNRYPTPDEKKNLAKITGLSLTQVSNWFKNRRQRDRTPSGTHSKSESDGNHSTEDEASIMDDTPDKLDEAAGSTASIISLSAVPCSTGGQLILNGSSGFLTASQPLLLNGNSLISSTGAGVIINGLSLSDCQTVTLSPIAANPPVILNGAQVITKSNMSVQQPLQQAVSVAEQVSAIEAKASSLQASVLSTNNPNPPSIISLPLQTKTDSGNAMDYISLHESEGSTHTVSSSSSSSLSPSSPSLSSPNSVPSLVLAQNTHDSLTLPAPLSSSGMVMVSSSAGPLSNQHGEYVVFATGSSQLNPSSSVVSSSSTTPQVFSLPQVVPSIQGIPVSQLVQHSSGAQVSQCPQLVPVSPLTSSAPQFQSPLTLNTGNRLVHQQQDHTSTLPAGATNIVSISQLNNNQLQQRMVHQLGEQTTNSTLSKIQPPQVVSISSPTQVVPVPQPKGTTPTQLVPLSMPQLVPVSSIQTSSTMSFPQVVPASHSLSIPSAGVPLQILASAPAPGSVTQAPLRINQLRPIQNVGPPTSMAPGVQLLNSGIIQLPSASPGNLLLGGSPYLSVQQGKLILTIPAGIQLTSLPLKPVSEAPTISANGLSPAFTPCTLPVASQASSMLGQTPSGITLSPLNFINSSPPYYTPETGLLTSQTPVTPTPHTLDHSVTSTLPNTLTPESMLTLSPMYSGITSTAHVTQPAWSPVPLSTSASLTLFDVRGKGDLPVDPGLLGLPGGESLLLGSPSPEQDVETSSPLGDPDEMDGDSKILTQLQSVPVDDELGL; translated from the exons atggCTTCCTTGTCTTTGGAGTCCACAGAACAATCCGAGAACAGCTCAGACGAGCCAACGGCAGTGGACCTCAAGGAAGAGGAAGACTCGGTTCAAGTTTCGGAACAGTTACTTCAAAGTTTCCAGAAGTCGGCTCTGAGTTTTTCCACTGACCAAGTATCATGTCTCTGCGAGGCCCTTCTGCAGGCGGGCAATGTGGATCGACTATGGAGATTTCTATCCACCATACCTCCGTCGTCCGAGCTGCTACGTGGCAACGAGACCATACTGAAGGCCCAGGCACTGGTGGCTTTCCACCGGGAGGAGTTCAAGGAGCTGTACGCCATCCTGGAGGGCCACGACTTTCACCCGTCTAACCATGGGTTCCTGCAGGACCTGTACCTGAAAGCCCGCTACAAGGAGGCAGAGAGGTCCCGGGGCCGCAGCCTGGGCGCAGTGGACAAGTACCGGCTCAGGAAGAAGTTCCCTTTGCCCAAAACTATCTGGGACGGAGAGGAGACAGTGTACTGCTTCAAAGAGAAGTCACGGAATGCACTGAAGGAGTGCTACAAAAAGAACAGGTACCCGACCCCGGACGAGAAGAAAAACCTGGCTAAAATCACAGGACTGTCCCTCACACAGGTCAGCAACTGGTTCAAGAACCGCAGGCAGAGGGACAGGACCCCGTCCGGGACCCACAGCAAAAG TGAATCTGATGGAAACCACAGCACTGAAGATGAGGCGAGCATCATGGATGACACCCCAGACAAACTGGATGAAGCTGCTGGCTCCACAGCctccatcatctctctctctgccgttcCCTGCAGCACAGGAGGCCAACTCATTCTCAATGGGTCAAGTGGCTTCCTCACGGCCTCTCAGCCATTATTGCTTAATGGGAATTCACTTATCTCCAGTACTGGTGCCGGTGTTATAATTAATGGGCTGAGTTTGAGCGATTGCCAGACAGTCACACTGAGTCCTATTGCAGCCAACCCTCCTGTGATACTCAATGGGGCTCAGGTTATAACCAAATCTAATATGAGTGTGCAGCAGCCATTGCAACAAGCTGTATCTGTGGCAGAGCAGGTATCGGCCATTGAAGCTAAGGCGAGCAGTCTTCAAGCATCTGTTCTTAGCACAAACAACCCAAACCCTCCATCGATAatctctcttcctctgcaaACCAAGACAGACAGTGGCAATGCAATGGATTACATCAGTCTGCATGAATCAGAAGGCAGCACCCACACagtatcctcctcctcttcttcatctttatCCCCCTCTTCACCAAGTCTGTCCTCCCCAAACAGTGTCCCTTCACTAGTCTTGGCACAGAACACACACGATTCCCTCACCCTCCCAGCCCCTCTGTCGTCTTCAGGCATGGTCATGGTCTCCAGTTCTGCTGGGCCTCTCTCCAATCAGCACGGGGAGTATGTTGTCTTTGCCACTGGCAGCTCCCAGTTAAATCCTTCTAGCTCTGTGGTTTCCTCCAGCAGTACTACCCCTCAGGTCTTCTCTCTGCCCCAGGTCGTGCCTTCCATCCAGGGTATACCTGTGTCACAGCTGGTCCAGCACTCTTCAGGCGCACAGGTGTCCCAGTGTCCTCAGCTGGTCCCAGTATCGCCACTCACTTCGTCAGCTCCTCAGTTTCAAAGCCCCCTGACATTGAATACTGGCAACAGACTGGTGCATCAGCAGCAGGATCATACATCAACTCTGCCTGCAGGTGCAACAAATATAGTCTCTATTTCACAGCTCAACAACAATCAGCTGCAACAGCGAATGGTGCACCAACTGGGGGAACAAACCACAAACTCCACACTCAGCAAAATCCAGCCTCCACAGGTTGTTTCCATCTCTTCCCCAACGCAAGTAGTCCCAGTCCCTCAGCCCAAAGGTACCACACCAACACAGCTGGTTCCACTCTCAATGCCTCAGCTGGTCCCTGTCTCCTCCATCCAAACGTCCTCCACAATGTCTTTCCCCCAAGTAGTGCCAGCAAGTCATTCTCTCTCCATCCCCTCTGCTGGTGTGCCTCTACAAATCCTGGCTTCAGCTCCTGCACCTGGATCAGTCACACAGGCTCCTCTGAGGATTAACCAGCTCCGGCCCATTCAGAATGTGGGTCCACCAACCAGCATGGCCCCTGGTGTGCAACTCCTTAACTCTGGAATCATTCAGCTGCCCTCTGCTTCTCCAG GTAACCTTCTGCTCGGTGGAAGCCCTTACCTGAGTGTCCAGCAAGGCAAGTTAATTCTGACCATCCCAGCCGGCATTCAGCTCACGAGCTTGCCCCTGAAACCAGTCTCTGAAGCACCCACCATCTCTGCTAATGGATTGAGCCCCGCTTTCACACCCTGCACCCTCCCTGTGGCCTCTCAGGCCTCGTCCATGTTAGGACAAACCCCCAGTGGAATCACGTTATCTCCTCTTAACTTCATCAACTCCTCTCCACCATACTATACTCCAGAAACTGGGCTTTTAACCAGCCAGACACCTGTCACCCCCACCCCTCATACGCTGGACCATTCAGTCACCTCCACACTGCCAAACACTCTGACTCCAGAAAGCATGCTCACCCTCAGTCCCATGTACAGTGGAATCACATCCACCGCCCATGTGACCCAGCCAGCATGGAGTCCCGTGCCCCTCTCCACGTCAGCCAGTTTAACTCTGTTTGATGTCCGTGGAAAGGGGGACCTTCCTGTAGACCCGGGTTTGTTAGGCCTCCCTGGTGGAGAGTCGCTGCTTCTGGGAAGCCCTTCACCAGAGCAGGATGTGGAAACCAGCTCGCCACTGGGGGATCCAGACGAGATGGACGGAGACTCCAAGATCCTTACTCAGCTCCAGTCTGTCCCTGTGGACGATGAGCTGGGCTTGTAA
- the tbcb gene encoding tubulin-folding cofactor B, giving the protein MDSQVTVVSNPLVEVCITSTIHSSEVMRRFNRGITIAELKQKLEMIVGASASCMDLEVLSVSGKFLQKMDNDEALLGSYPVDDNCTIHVIDKSGGQMGEFADVSKVEKFELSDEAYSKKTDSARAFMKRQGIGHFNDEKMAKKKAELAAREEENKVAAEAISVGSRCQIQVPGQPTKLGTVMYVGTTDFKPGYWVGVKYDEPLGKNNGSVNGKRYFECEANYGAFVKPLHVTVGDFPEEDYGLDEM; this is encoded by the exons ATGGACAGCCAAGTGACAGTGGTCTCCAATCCTCTTGTGGAGGTGTGCATAACCAGCACCATCCACTCCTCTGAGGTGATGCGCAGGTTCAATAGAGGGATTACTATTGCAGAACTGAAG CAAAAGTTGGAGATGATTGTGGGCGCATCTGCCTCCTGCATGGACCTGGAGGTTTTAAGTGTCTCAGGCAAGTTCCTGCAGAAGATGGACAATGATGAGGCTTTGCTGGGCTCCTATCCTGTGGATGACAACTGCACAATACAT GTTATTGATAAAAGTGGAGGACAGATGGGCGAGTTTGCTGACGTTTCCAAAGTGGAGAAGTTTGAGCTTTCAGACGAAGCTTATAGTAAGAAAACAG ACTCAGCAAGGGCATTCATGAAGAGACAAGGCATTGGTCACTTCAATGATGAAAAAATGGCTAAGAAGAAAGCTGAGCTTGCTGCTCGGGAGGAGGAAAATAAGGTTGCAGCCGAAGCCATTTCGGTTGGCAGTCGATGCCAAATTCAGGTTCCTGGGCAACCCACAAAGCTTGGCACAGTTATGTATGTCG gTACAACAGATTTTAAGCCAGGCTATTGGGTGGGTGTGAAATACGACGAGCCTCTGGGAAAGAATAATGGAAG CGTTAATGGGAAGAGATACTTTGAGTGTGAGGCCAACTATGGTGCATTTGTGAAGCCCTTGCATGTGACTGTGGGAGACTTCCCAGAAGAGGACTATGGTTTAGATGAGATGTAA
- the zgc:153372 gene encoding arsenite methyltransferase — translation MASGDDVRGNVKKYYGSRLESSGDLQTSATGCSLSSVRVPKPVIDALSLVHPEVNKRFFGCGLPFPAKLEGCRVLDLGSGSGRDCYAFSKLVGENGHVTGLDMTEELVNASRQYIDYHQKKFGYEKPNVTFVHGYMEKLGDAGVQSDSMDVLLSNCVICLCPDKRAILQQAYNVLKEGGEMYFSDMYASAVIPDHMKQDEVLWGEGMSGSLFWPDLISLAHSVGFGTPRLVSASHIVVYNSELKAKAGDISYASGTYRLFKLPKTTVMSRALVTYKGTVPSFPDQLDFDSTHCFKKDVAVEVDGEVAVILQSSRFSPDFEIQTLDKPESSSESTSQYCHLNPFVLADKRGSSVKQCSKTRKCSDT, via the exons ATGGCGAGTGGTGACGACGTGAGGGGAAACGTGAAG AAATACTATGGCAGTCGACTGGAGTCTTCTGGTGACTTACAAACAAGTGCCACCGGCTGCAGTTTGTCCTCTGTCCGTGTCCCAAAACCTGTCATCGATGCACTGAGCCTGGTTCACCCAGAGGTAAACAAAAG gttctttgGATGCGGCCTTCCGTTCCCAGCGAAGCTGGAGGGCTGCAGAGTGCTGGACCTCGGCAGCGGCTCCGGCAGAGACTGTTATGCCTTCTCTAAACTTGTTGGCGAGAATGGACATGTGACTGGGCTCGACATGACAGAGGAACTG GTGAACGCGTCTCGTCAGTACATTGATTATCATCAAAAGAAGTTCGGCTATGAGAAGCCTAACGTCACTTTTGTGCACGGGTACATGGAGAAGCTCGGCGACGCCGGCGTACAGAGTGACTCCATGGATGTTCTGTT ATCCAACTGTGTAATCTGTCTTTGTCCTGATAAGAGAGCAATCCTACAGCAGGCCTACAATGTCCTcaag GAAGGAGGGGAAATGTATTTCAGTGACATGTATGCAAGCGCTGTTATTCCTGACCACATGAAGCAAGATGAAGTCCTGTGGG GTGAAGGAATGAGTGGTTCTCTGTTTTGGCCGGACCTAATTTCATTGGCCCACAGTGTAGGTTTCGGCACTCCACGCCTTGTTTCGGCGAGCCACATTGTCGTCTACAACAGTGAACTCAAAGCAAAAGCTG GAGACATCAGTTATGCTTCAGGGACTTATCGGCTCTTCAAGCTGCCCAAAACTACAGTCATGTCACGGGCGTTGGTTACTTATAAAGGAACTGTGCCAAGTTTCCCAGATCAGCTGGACTTTGATTCAACACATTGCTTCAAG AAAGATGTTGCAGTGGAGGTCGATGGAGAGGTGGCAGTGATCCTCCAGAGTTCCCGTTTTTCCCCTGATTTCGAAATTCAGACTTTGGATAAACCAGAGTCCAGCTCAGAGTCAACATCACAG TACTGCCACCTCAACCCATTTGTGTTGGCTGACAAACGTGGATCCTCTGTCAAACAATGCtccaaaacaagaaaatgtagTGACACATGA